A genomic stretch from Nocardia wallacei includes:
- a CDS encoding single-stranded DNA-binding protein, whose translation MYEANTAVIGNVVTHPVRRSLPGGEQVVSFRMASTARRFDRDSGSWVDNGTLYLTVNCWRRLVEGVDASIRRGDPVIAYGQLRTAEYQTREGVARHDLEMRATALGPDLARCSAPVLHPPGGNSTVPAPVDVEADHRAPDDERFPSAAPPR comes from the coding sequence ATGTACGAGGCGAATACGGCCGTCATCGGCAACGTCGTCACGCATCCGGTACGGCGCAGCCTGCCCGGCGGCGAGCAGGTGGTGTCGTTCCGGATGGCGAGCACCGCCCGCCGGTTCGATCGCGACAGCGGCAGCTGGGTGGACAACGGCACCCTCTATCTCACCGTCAACTGCTGGCGGCGGCTGGTCGAGGGGGTGGACGCCTCGATCCGCCGCGGCGACCCCGTCATCGCCTACGGGCAACTGCGCACCGCGGAGTACCAGACCAGAGAGGGAGTGGCCCGGCACGACCTGGAAATGCGCGCGACCGCCCTGGGCCCGGACCTCGCCCGCTGCTCCGCCCCCGTATTGCACCCTCCGGGCGGGAACTCCACCGTCCCCGCGCCCGTTGATGTCGAGGCGGATCATCGAGCGCCGGATGACGAGCGATTCCCCTCCGCGGCGCCCCCGCGGTAG
- a CDS encoding cytochrome c oxidase assembly protein, whose amino-acid sequence MSSPQDPSVEPESQGVRSESAAMFPVLTAIATALAALVAPLVVGLSAAQALTLLGIPDPGPLTTYGLPAVRAVADLAAAVAVGSLLFAAFLTPPQRNGLLDVGGYRALRRAGIAALGWAGAAAVLVPLTLSDTTGQPVRSTLRPDRVWHAIAQVEVAGSWRTTAFMALALAIGCRLALRWGWTPVLFGYAVLCLMPVALTGHSSSGGAHDVATNSLILHLVAVSLWVGGLLSVLAYAVRGGEHTGLAARRFSLVAAGAFAVVALSGVVNAWVRVPGSELFTTTYGRLVIAKTAALCALGVIGFLQRRIAVPALRKNPRDRAALIRYAGVEALVFAATVGLAVGLGRTPPPDLRRVPTPAEVELGYDLAGPPTVARLLFDWRFDLIFGTLSLVLAVLYLAGVRRLRSRGDAWPAGRTVAWLCGCAVLLIATSSGVGRYAPAMFSVHMAQHMLLSMLAPILFALGGPVLLALRALPPAGRDAPPGPREWVLAAVHNPVSRFMTQPVVATAFFVVGFYALYLGGIFDSVVDSHGAHLLMNLHFLVSGYLFYWVVLGIDPKPRQVQSMTKVGMVFGSLPFHAFFGVALMSMTTVLGASFYRSIGLGWNTDLLGDQRTGGSLAWASGEIPLVLVMLALLIQWSRSDDRMAKRMDRAAERDHDADLAAHNAMFAELARRDRGTRP is encoded by the coding sequence ATGTCGTCACCGCAGGACCCGTCCGTCGAACCCGAATCCCAGGGCGTCCGGTCGGAGTCGGCGGCGATGTTCCCGGTGCTCACCGCGATCGCCACGGCCCTGGCGGCGCTGGTCGCACCGCTGGTGGTGGGTCTGTCCGCAGCTCAGGCGCTGACGCTGCTCGGAATCCCGGATCCCGGTCCGCTGACCACCTACGGTCTGCCGGCGGTCCGGGCGGTCGCCGATCTGGCCGCGGCGGTGGCGGTCGGTTCGCTGCTGTTCGCGGCATTCCTCACGCCGCCGCAGCGTAATGGACTGCTGGACGTGGGCGGGTACCGGGCGCTGCGGCGCGCCGGGATCGCGGCGCTGGGATGGGCCGGAGCGGCCGCGGTATTGGTGCCGCTGACGCTGTCGGACACCACCGGGCAACCCGTGCGGTCGACGCTGCGGCCGGACCGGGTGTGGCATGCCATCGCGCAGGTCGAGGTCGCCGGTTCGTGGCGGACGACGGCCTTCATGGCCCTGGCCCTCGCGATCGGCTGCCGCCTCGCGCTGCGCTGGGGCTGGACGCCGGTGCTGTTCGGGTACGCGGTGCTGTGCCTGATGCCGGTCGCCCTGACCGGGCACTCCTCGTCCGGCGGCGCGCACGACGTGGCGACCAACAGCCTGATCCTGCACCTGGTCGCGGTGTCGCTGTGGGTGGGCGGGCTGTTGTCGGTGCTGGCCTACGCCGTGCGCGGCGGCGAGCACACCGGGTTGGCGGCGCGGCGGTTCTCGCTCGTGGCCGCCGGGGCGTTCGCGGTCGTGGCGCTGAGCGGGGTCGTCAATGCCTGGGTGCGGGTGCCGGGCAGCGAATTGTTCACCACCACCTACGGCCGATTGGTGATCGCGAAGACGGCCGCGCTGTGCGCACTCGGGGTGATCGGTTTCCTGCAGCGGCGCATCGCGGTGCCCGCGCTGCGGAAGAACCCGCGCGACCGTGCCGCGCTGATCCGCTACGCCGGGGTCGAGGCGCTGGTGTTCGCGGCCACCGTCGGGCTCGCCGTCGGGCTGGGCCGCACGCCGCCCCCGGACCTACGACGGGTGCCCACCCCGGCGGAAGTGGAGCTGGGATACGACCTGGCCGGCCCGCCCACGGTCGCGCGACTCCTGTTCGACTGGCGCTTCGATCTGATCTTCGGGACGCTGTCCCTCGTGCTTGCTGTGCTGTATCTGGCCGGGGTGCGGCGACTGCGCTCCCGCGGCGACGCCTGGCCCGCCGGGCGCACCGTCGCCTGGCTGTGTGGTTGCGCGGTGTTGCTGATCGCCACCAGTTCGGGTGTCGGCCGCTACGCCCCGGCCATGTTCAGCGTGCACATGGCCCAGCACATGCTGCTGTCGATGCTGGCCCCGATCCTGTTCGCGCTCGGCGGTCCGGTGCTGCTGGCGCTGCGCGCGCTGCCACCGGCCGGGCGCGACGCACCGCCGGGGCCGCGGGAGTGGGTGCTGGCCGCGGTGCACAATCCGGTCTCGCGCTTCATGACTCAGCCCGTCGTGGCCACGGCGTTCTTCGTCGTCGGCTTCTACGCGCTGTATCTCGGCGGCATCTTCGATTCGGTGGTCGACTCGCACGGCGCGCACCTGCTGATGAACCTGCACTTCCTGGTGTCGGGCTACCTCTTCTACTGGGTGGTGCTCGGGATCGATCCGAAACCGCGGCAGGTGCAGTCGATGACGAAGGTGGGCATGGTGTTCGGCTCGCTGCCGTTCCACGCGTTCTTCGGCGTCGCGCTGATGAGTATGACGACCGTGCTGGGCGCCTCGTTCTACCGCTCGATCGGGCTGGGGTGGAACACCGACCTGCTCGGCGATCAGCGCACCGGTGGCAGCCTGGCCTGGGCGAGCGGCGAGATCCCGCTGGTGCTGGTGATGCTGGCGCTGCTGATCCAGTGGTCGCGCAGCGACGACCGGATGGCCAAGCGGATGGACCGCGCCGCCGAACGCGACCACGACGCAGATCTGGCCGCGCACAATGCCATGTTCGCCGAGCTGGCGCGGCGGGATCGGGGGACCCGGCCGTGA
- a CDS encoding NAD-glutamate dehydrogenase — MTVSSDMSTVAWVASLPEQLRGELASLEEAYFRHVDAGDVDCAITGGSNLVFRRHIELGLLRPPGQARVRVYYPDDGSGLGAAVQMVTDDMPLLVESVTSYLSRQAVSISEVIHPILEVVRDAEGALESAVPHEVDGNGTAGRRESWMHVQLHPSTSPDLLAELETGIADVLTDVRQVIGDTEAMRTVQDRLADELAAAAEKGTPPFSPTDLIDCANLLRWLADGHFTVLGYARYQRPATDDPQGKPVVVADSSLGVLRPDVGTDFRVPVDSGERPLLMLTQGLVPATVHRSVYPYFVGVAEFDSSGAVTGEHLFIGVFTVAAMHENVLDIPVVERRVRSVIEQSGFDLDSFSGQAMLEVIQSFPRTELFSADVETMRHTAGAVLNVGMRRQVRLFLRSDSYGRFVACMVYLPRDRYTTRVRLEIQDILVRELGGVSIDYSARVSESELASVYFTVRLPEPGTPVDVSETNRLRIQGLLAEASRTWDDHLRDEVAASTVLDPAVVQRYTAALPDAYKEDFSAGRALADIVRLERLGAGRIDQHLYRRPGAEPGSWRFTLYVGGGISLSQVLPLLQSLGVEVVDERPYQLQFEDGRETWIYDFGLQARPDLLRMALDRDMDAELVEKTDRLEALGMRERGLRERFTQAFDALWYGRAEADGLNELVLRAGLSWRTVSILRAYSKYLQQADFPYSQANIARVLLASPDAARLFVDLFAALFDPDSAAADRAAELEAAVAERINEVVSLDADRILRAILSLVRATLRTNYYRTDEQGAPREYLSIKVEPGEIAELPRPRPQFEIFVYSPRVEGVHLRFGPVARGGLRWSDRLEDFRTEILGLVKAQAVKNAVIVPVGAKGGFVVKHPPAATGDAAVDRQALQAEGVACYRTFISGLLDVTDNVDHATGEVIPPPRVVRRDGDDTYLVVAADKGTAAFSDIANEVAKGYGFWLGDAFASGGSVGYDHKAMGITAKGAWESVKRHFAEMDIDTQSQEFTVVGVGDMSGDVFGNGMLLSEHIRLVAAFDHRHIFLDPDPDAARSFAERRRLFELPRSSWRDYDASVISEGGGVYDRTVKSVPISPQVRRALGLPDGTVSMSPPELIRAILLAPVQLLWNGGIGTYIKASTESNAEVGDKSNDAVRVDANRLRVQVIGEGGNLGLTAHGRIEFCRNGGKCNTDALDNSAGVDCSDHEVNIKVLIDGVVSAGELPAAERGPLLASMTDEVSAMVLQDNVSQNILMGMSRTEAPRMLNVQKRLIEDLEARRGLDRELEALPSDAEIKRRSEAGAGLTSPELANLMAHAKLSLKTDLLESDLPDSAYFSARLPQYFPAPLRERFGAAIKRHRLRREIVTTMVVNEMVDLGGITYAHRLNEEIGASATDAVRAFAAATQIFDLQSIWTRIRAADIATAVQDDLELETKRTLDRASRWLLSNRPQPIAVGAEIHRYSGAVRELAPKVPGWLRGHHIDTLEAQSAKLVGRGVPEQLATEVFGLLNLFPLLDVIDIADITDRSGEEVGALYYALNEHLKIDWLLQAVSHLERGDRWHALARLALRDDMYGSLRSLTLDVLSGGDPEETAEEKIAYWESKNQSRLGRARAALAELFESGTHDLATLSVAARQVRSMVSGVGAQSEVPR, encoded by the coding sequence ATGACGGTCTCGTCCGATATGTCCACCGTGGCGTGGGTCGCGAGTTTGCCGGAGCAGTTGCGCGGCGAACTGGCGAGCCTCGAGGAGGCGTACTTCCGCCACGTGGACGCCGGCGATGTGGACTGCGCGATCACCGGGGGTTCGAACCTGGTGTTCCGGCGGCACATCGAACTGGGTTTGCTCCGCCCGCCGGGACAGGCGCGGGTGCGGGTGTACTACCCGGACGACGGTTCGGGCCTCGGGGCCGCGGTGCAGATGGTCACCGACGACATGCCGCTGCTGGTGGAGTCGGTCACCTCCTACCTCAGCCGGCAGGCGGTCAGCATCAGCGAGGTGATCCACCCGATCCTCGAGGTGGTCCGCGACGCCGAGGGCGCGCTGGAATCCGCTGTGCCGCACGAGGTCGACGGCAACGGCACGGCGGGCCGCCGGGAGTCCTGGATGCATGTGCAGTTGCATCCCTCGACCAGCCCGGACCTGCTGGCCGAACTCGAGACCGGCATCGCCGACGTCCTCACCGACGTGCGCCAGGTCATCGGTGACACCGAGGCCATGCGCACCGTGCAGGACCGGCTCGCCGACGAGCTGGCCGCGGCGGCCGAGAAAGGCACGCCACCGTTCTCCCCGACCGACCTGATCGACTGCGCCAACCTGCTGCGCTGGCTGGCCGACGGGCACTTCACCGTGCTCGGCTACGCCCGGTACCAGCGCCCCGCCACGGACGATCCGCAGGGGAAACCCGTTGTGGTGGCGGACAGTTCACTCGGCGTGCTGCGTCCCGACGTGGGCACCGACTTCCGGGTCCCGGTGGACAGCGGGGAGCGCCCGCTGCTGATGCTCACCCAGGGCCTGGTGCCGGCGACCGTGCACCGGTCGGTGTACCCGTACTTCGTCGGTGTCGCGGAATTCGATTCCTCCGGCGCCGTGACCGGCGAGCACTTGTTCATCGGCGTGTTCACGGTGGCCGCGATGCACGAGAACGTGCTCGACATTCCGGTGGTCGAGCGCCGGGTGCGATCGGTGATCGAGCAGAGCGGCTTCGACCTGGACTCCTTCTCGGGTCAAGCGATGCTCGAGGTCATCCAGTCCTTCCCGCGCACCGAGCTGTTCTCCGCGGACGTCGAGACGATGCGGCACACCGCGGGCGCGGTGCTCAATGTCGGTATGCGACGGCAGGTGCGGCTGTTCCTGCGCTCGGACTCCTACGGCCGATTCGTGGCCTGCATGGTCTACCTGCCGCGCGACCGCTACACCACCCGGGTCCGGCTGGAGATCCAGGACATCCTGGTGCGCGAGCTGGGCGGCGTCTCCATCGACTATTCGGCCCGGGTCTCCGAAAGCGAGCTGGCCAGTGTGTATTTCACCGTGCGGCTGCCGGAACCCGGCACCCCGGTGGATGTCTCGGAGACCAACCGGCTGCGCATCCAGGGTCTGCTCGCCGAGGCCAGCCGCACCTGGGACGACCACCTGCGCGACGAGGTGGCCGCCTCCACGGTGCTGGATCCGGCCGTGGTGCAGCGCTACACGGCCGCCCTGCCCGACGCCTACAAGGAAGACTTCTCGGCGGGCCGTGCGCTCGCCGACATCGTCCGCCTGGAACGGCTCGGCGCGGGCCGGATCGACCAGCACCTGTACCGCCGTCCCGGCGCCGAGCCGGGTTCGTGGCGCTTCACCCTCTACGTCGGCGGTGGCATCTCGCTGAGCCAGGTGCTGCCGCTGCTGCAGAGCCTCGGTGTCGAGGTGGTCGACGAGCGGCCGTACCAGCTGCAGTTCGAGGACGGCCGCGAGACCTGGATCTACGATTTCGGGCTGCAGGCCCGGCCCGACCTGCTGCGCATGGCGCTGGACCGCGACATGGACGCCGAGCTGGTGGAGAAGACCGACCGCCTCGAGGCCCTCGGGATGCGGGAGCGCGGCCTGCGCGAGCGGTTCACCCAGGCATTCGACGCCCTGTGGTACGGGCGCGCCGAGGCCGACGGCCTGAACGAGCTCGTGCTGCGCGCGGGCCTGAGCTGGCGCACGGTGTCGATCCTGCGGGCGTATTCGAAGTACCTGCAGCAGGCCGATTTTCCGTACAGCCAGGCCAATATCGCCCGCGTGCTGCTCGCCTCACCGGACGCGGCGCGGCTGTTCGTGGACCTGTTCGCGGCGCTGTTCGACCCCGACTCGGCCGCCGCGGACCGGGCGGCGGAGCTGGAGGCGGCGGTCGCCGAACGCATCAACGAGGTGGTGAGCCTGGATGCCGACCGCATCCTGCGCGCCATCCTGAGCCTGGTGCGGGCGACGCTGCGCACGAACTACTACCGCACCGACGAGCAGGGCGCGCCGCGCGAGTACCTGTCGATCAAGGTCGAGCCGGGCGAGATCGCCGAATTGCCCAGACCCAGACCGCAATTCGAGATCTTCGTGTATTCGCCGCGGGTCGAGGGCGTGCATCTGCGGTTCGGTCCGGTGGCGCGCGGCGGGTTGCGGTGGTCGGACCGTTTGGAGGATTTCCGCACCGAGATCCTGGGTCTGGTGAAGGCTCAGGCGGTCAAGAACGCGGTGATCGTGCCGGTGGGCGCGAAGGGTGGCTTCGTGGTGAAGCATCCGCCCGCCGCGACGGGTGACGCGGCGGTGGATCGGCAGGCGTTGCAGGCCGAGGGCGTCGCTTGCTATCGCACCTTCATCTCGGGTCTGCTGGACGTGACCGACAACGTCGATCACGCGACCGGCGAGGTGATTCCGCCGCCGCGGGTGGTGCGCCGCGACGGGGACGACACGTACCTGGTGGTGGCCGCGGACAAGGGCACGGCGGCGTTCTCCGATATCGCCAACGAGGTGGCGAAGGGGTACGGGTTCTGGCTGGGTGACGCCTTCGCCTCGGGTGGCTCGGTGGGCTACGACCACAAGGCGATGGGTATTACCGCCAAGGGTGCGTGGGAGTCGGTGAAGCGGCATTTCGCGGAGATGGATATCGATACGCAGTCGCAGGAGTTCACTGTGGTGGGTGTCGGTGACATGTCGGGGGATGTGTTCGGTAACGGGATGTTGTTGTCGGAGCACATTCGGTTGGTGGCGGCGTTCGATCATCGGCATATCTTCTTGGATCCCGATCCTGATGCGGCGCGGTCGTTCGCGGAGCGGCGGCGGTTGTTCGAGTTGCCGCGGTCGTCGTGGCGCGATTACGACGCGTCGGTGATCAGCGAGGGCGGCGGCGTCTACGACCGCACCGTGAAATCGGTGCCGATCAGCCCGCAGGTACGCCGCGCGCTCGGGCTGCCGGACGGAACCGTGTCGATGTCGCCGCCCGAACTCATCCGGGCGATTCTGCTGGCGCCGGTGCAACTGCTGTGGAACGGCGGCATCGGCACCTATATCAAGGCCAGTACCGAATCCAACGCGGAGGTCGGCGACAAATCCAACGACGCGGTGCGTGTCGACGCGAACCGGTTGCGCGTCCAGGTGATCGGCGAGGGCGGCAACCTCGGGCTGACCGCGCACGGCCGGATCGAGTTCTGCCGCAACGGCGGCAAGTGCAATACCGACGCGCTGGACAACTCCGCGGGCGTGGACTGCTCCGACCACGAGGTCAACATCAAGGTCCTCATCGACGGCGTGGTGTCGGCGGGAGAGCTGCCCGCCGCCGAACGCGGCCCGCTGCTGGCCTCGATGACCGACGAGGTGTCGGCAATGGTGCTGCAGGACAACGTGTCCCAGAACATCCTGATGGGCATGTCGCGCACCGAGGCGCCGCGGATGCTGAACGTGCAGAAGCGGCTGATCGAGGACCTGGAGGCGCGCCGGGGCCTGGACCGCGAACTCGAGGCCCTGCCCTCGGACGCGGAGATCAAGCGGCGGTCCGAGGCCGGCGCCGGGCTCACCTCGCCGGAACTGGCCAATCTGATGGCCCACGCGAAGCTCTCGCTGAAAACCGATCTGCTCGAGTCGGATCTGCCCGACAGCGCGTATTTCTCGGCCCGGCTGCCGCAGTACTTCCCGGCACCGCTGCGCGAGCGTTTCGGCGCGGCCATCAAGCGGCACCGGCTGCGGCGGGAGATCGTCACCACCATGGTGGTCAACGAGATGGTCGACCTCGGCGGCATCACCTACGCGCACCGGCTCAACGAGGAGATCGGCGCGAGCGCGACCGACGCGGTGCGCGCATTCGCGGCGGCGACCCAGATCTTCGATCTGCAGTCGATCTGGACCCGCATCCGCGCGGCCGACATCGCCACCGCCGTGCAGGACGATCTGGAACTCGAGACCAAACGCACCCTGGACCGGGCCTCGCGCTGGCTGTTGAGCAACCGGCCGCAGCCCATCGCGGTCGGCGCCGAGATCCACCGCTACAGCGGGGCGGTGCGGGAGCTGGCGCCCAAGGTGCCGGGATGGCTGCGCGGCCACCACATCGACACGCTGGAGGCACAGTCGGCGAAGCTGGTCGGCCGCGGCGTGCCCGAGCAGCTGGCGACCGAGGTCTTCGGCCTGCTCAACCTGTTCCCGCTGCTGGACGTCATCGACATCGCCGACATCACCGACCGCAGCGGCGAAGAGGTGGGCGCGCTGTACTACGCGCTCAACGAGCATTTGAAGATCGACTGGCTGCTGCAGGCGGTCAGCCACCTCGAGCGCGGCGACCGCTGGCACGCGCTGGCCCGGCTGGCGCTGCGCGACGACATGTACGGGTCGCTGCGCTCGCTGACGCTGGACGTGCTGTCCGGCGGTGATCCGGAGGAGACGGCCGAGGAGAAGATCGCGTACTGGGAATCGAAGAACCAGTCCCGGCTGGGCCGTGCCCGCGCCGCGCTGGCGGAACTGTTCGAGTCCGGCACCCACGACCTGGCGACGCTGTCGGTGGCGGCGCGCCAGGTGCGCAGCATGGTCAGCGGCGTGGGCGCGCAGTCGGAGGTGCCGCGCTGA
- the ettA gene encoding energy-dependent translational throttle protein EttA, translating into MAEFIYQMRKVRKAHGDKVVLDDVNLNFLPGAKIGVVGPNGAGKSSVLKIMAGLDQPNNGDAWLAPGATVGILQQEPPLNEEKTVRGNVEEGLGEIKVKLDRFNEIAELMATDYSDELMEEMGKLQEDLDHADAWDLDSQLEQAMDALRCPPPDEPVTNLSGGERRRVALCKLLLSKPDLLLLDEPTNHLDAESVLWLEQFLAQYPGAVLAVTHDRYFLDNVAQWILELDRGRTYPYEGNYSTYLEKKAERLEVQGKKDQKLQKRLKDELAWVRSGAKARQAKNKARLGRYEEMAAEAEKMRKLDFEEIQIPAGPRLGNVVVEVEHLDKGFGDRQLIKDLSFTLPRNGIVGVIGPNGVGKSTLFKTIVGLEQPDSGTVRIGDTVQLSYVDQNRAGIDPNKTVWQVVSEGLDFIQVGSQEMPSRAYVSAFGFKGPDQQKPAGVLSGGERNRLNLALTLKQGGNLILLDEPTNDLDVETLGSLENALEQFAGCSVVISHDRWFLDRTCTHILAWEGNDDNEAAWFWFEGNFEAYEANKVERLGPDAARPHRVTHRKLTRD; encoded by the coding sequence ATGGCTGAGTTCATTTACCAGATGAGGAAAGTTCGCAAGGCGCACGGCGACAAGGTCGTCCTCGACGACGTGAACTTGAACTTCCTCCCGGGCGCCAAGATCGGCGTTGTCGGTCCGAACGGCGCCGGTAAGTCGAGCGTGCTGAAAATCATGGCAGGCCTGGACCAGCCGAACAACGGGGACGCCTGGCTCGCTCCCGGCGCGACCGTCGGCATCCTGCAGCAGGAGCCGCCGCTGAACGAGGAGAAGACCGTTCGCGGCAATGTCGAGGAGGGCCTCGGCGAGATCAAGGTGAAGCTGGACCGCTTCAACGAGATCGCCGAACTCATGGCCACCGACTACTCCGACGAGCTGATGGAGGAGATGGGCAAGCTCCAGGAAGACCTGGACCACGCCGACGCCTGGGACCTGGACTCCCAGCTGGAACAGGCGATGGACGCGCTGCGCTGCCCCCCGCCCGACGAGCCGGTCACCAACCTCTCCGGTGGTGAGCGCCGCCGCGTCGCGCTGTGCAAGCTGCTGCTGAGCAAGCCCGACCTGCTGCTGCTCGACGAGCCCACCAACCACCTCGACGCCGAGTCCGTGCTGTGGCTCGAGCAGTTCCTCGCGCAGTATCCGGGCGCCGTGCTGGCCGTCACCCACGATCGCTACTTCCTCGACAATGTCGCCCAGTGGATTCTCGAGCTCGACCGCGGCCGTACCTACCCCTACGAGGGCAACTACTCCACCTATCTGGAGAAGAAGGCCGAGCGCCTGGAGGTCCAGGGCAAGAAGGACCAGAAGCTGCAGAAGCGGCTGAAGGACGAGCTGGCGTGGGTGCGGTCGGGCGCCAAGGCCCGCCAGGCCAAGAACAAGGCCCGCCTCGGCCGGTACGAGGAGATGGCCGCCGAGGCCGAGAAGATGCGCAAGCTGGACTTCGAGGAGATCCAGATCCCGGCCGGGCCGCGCCTGGGCAATGTGGTCGTCGAGGTCGAGCACCTGGACAAGGGCTTCGGCGACCGCCAGCTGATCAAGGATCTGTCGTTCACCTTGCCGCGCAACGGCATCGTGGGTGTCATCGGTCCCAACGGTGTCGGTAAGTCGACGCTGTTCAAGACCATCGTCGGCCTCGAGCAGCCGGACAGCGGCACGGTGCGGATCGGCGACACGGTCCAGCTGAGCTACGTCGACCAGAACCGCGCCGGCATCGACCCGAACAAGACGGTGTGGCAGGTGGTCTCCGAGGGCCTGGACTTCATCCAGGTCGGCAGTCAGGAAATGCCCTCGCGCGCATACGTTTCCGCCTTCGGCTTCAAGGGCCCGGACCAGCAGAAGCCCGCGGGCGTGCTCTCCGGTGGTGAGCGCAACCGCCTGAATCTGGCGCTCACCCTCAAACAGGGCGGCAACCTGATCCTGCTCGACGAGCCGACCAACGACCTCGACGTCGAGACCCTCGGCTCGCTGGAGAACGCCCTCGAGCAGTTCGCCGGTTGCTCCGTGGTCATCTCCCACGACCGCTGGTTCCTCGACCGCACCTGCACCCACATCCTGGCGTGGGAGGGCAACGACGACAACGAGGCCGCCTGGTTCTGGTTCGAGGGCAACTTCGAGGCATACGAGGCCAACAAGGTGGAGCGGCTCGGACCGGACGCCGCGCGCCCGCACCGGGTCACCCACCGCAAGCTGACCCGCGACTGA
- a CDS encoding DUF1048 domain-containing protein — MNVWDTITGNDLSREYKAFEERAEALPAEYRAAWNEIKANLFPYADFTGRNLMPILDSTLGLLEETAADGQSVQEALGEDIRAFCAAIAGEEGAKSYRDKWREQLNRNVARKLSRLGE; from the coding sequence ATGAACGTCTGGGACACGATCACGGGCAACGATCTCAGCAGGGAGTACAAGGCCTTCGAGGAACGCGCCGAAGCTCTCCCGGCCGAGTATCGAGCGGCATGGAACGAGATCAAGGCCAACCTCTTCCCCTACGCGGACTTCACCGGCCGCAACCTGATGCCGATCCTCGACAGCACTCTGGGCCTGCTCGAGGAGACCGCGGCGGACGGCCAGAGCGTGCAGGAGGCGCTGGGCGAGGACATCCGAGCCTTCTGCGCGGCGATCGCCGGTGAGGAAGGCGCCAAGAGTTATCGCGACAAATGGCGCGAGCAGTTGAACAGGAACGTCGCCCGAAAACTGAGCCGGCTGGGAGAATGA
- a CDS encoding threonine/serine dehydratase, whose product MTDAPTTGNVQRLYRSDVRAARLRLGRRVRVTPVFHTEVTGPHGPIKVTFKLEYLQHGGTFKVRGSLNALLENRSDRRGVVIASGGNAGIAAALACAVQERSCTVVVPESAPHTKVAAMWAYGAEVLWHGTTYADAKSYAAQLAVERGALQLHAYDLPAVVAGAGVVGLEIERQVRGRPPVLVAVGGGGLASGIAAALGLRGRVIGVEPKGSPTLHAALAAGRPVDVHVSGLASDALGATRIGDIPLELAQRYRMGSLLVSDDAIAMAREYLWREFRIVVEPAGAVALAAIQSGAYVPGPGERPVIVLCGANTDLATL is encoded by the coding sequence GTGACCGACGCGCCCACGACGGGAAATGTGCAGCGGCTGTACCGGTCCGATGTGCGGGCCGCGCGCCTGCGGCTGGGCCGGCGGGTGCGGGTCACGCCCGTGTTCCACACCGAGGTGACCGGGCCGCACGGTCCGATCAAGGTGACCTTCAAACTCGAATACCTCCAGCACGGCGGCACTTTCAAGGTGCGGGGCAGCCTGAACGCGCTGCTGGAGAACCGGTCCGATCGGCGCGGCGTCGTCATCGCCTCGGGCGGCAATGCCGGTATCGCCGCGGCGCTGGCGTGCGCCGTACAGGAACGATCCTGCACGGTGGTGGTGCCCGAGTCGGCGCCACACACCAAGGTGGCCGCCATGTGGGCCTACGGCGCCGAGGTGCTCTGGCACGGCACGACCTACGCCGACGCCAAGAGTTACGCGGCGCAGCTGGCCGTGGAGCGCGGCGCGCTGCAACTGCACGCCTACGACCTGCCCGCCGTGGTGGCCGGAGCGGGCGTGGTGGGGCTCGAGATAGAGCGCCAGGTCCGCGGCCGTCCGCCGGTGCTGGTCGCGGTGGGCGGAGGCGGACTGGCGTCGGGGATCGCGGCCGCACTGGGGCTGCGGGGCCGTGTGATCGGCGTGGAGCCGAAGGGCTCGCCCACCCTGCACGCCGCCCTGGCCGCCGGCCGCCCCGTGGACGTGCACGTCAGCGGCCTGGCGTCGGATGCGTTGGGCGCCACCAGGATCGGTGACATTCCGCTGGAACTCGCGCAGCGGTACCGGATGGGCTCGCTGCTGGTCAGCGACGACGCGATCGCGATGGCACGCGAGTATCTGTGGCGGGAATTCCGGATCGTGGTCGAACCGGCCGGCGCGGTGGCGCTGGCGGCGATCCAGAGCGGCGCGTACGTGCCCGGCCCGGGGGAGCGGCCGGTGATCGTGCTGTGCGGGGCGAACACGGATCTGGCGACGCTGTAG
- a CDS encoding PadR family transcriptional regulator: MLKGTLEGCVLEIIGSEETYGYAITRRLNELGFSDVIEGTVYTILVRLEKNKLVDVSKRPSEVGPPRKFYALNDAGRAELATFWAKWEYVSSRINELKESRK, from the coding sequence ATGCTGAAGGGGACGTTGGAGGGGTGCGTTCTCGAGATCATCGGGTCCGAGGAGACGTACGGGTACGCGATCACGCGGCGGCTCAATGAACTCGGCTTCTCCGATGTCATCGAGGGCACTGTCTACACCATTCTGGTGCGGCTGGAGAAGAACAAGCTGGTCGATGTTTCCAAACGACCCTCCGAGGTCGGACCGCCACGCAAGTTCTACGCACTCAATGATGCGGGGCGCGCGGAACTCGCCACATTCTGGGCGAAGTGGGAGTACGTCTCGTCGCGCATCAACGAGCTCAAGGAAAGCAGGAAATGA